In the genome of Arachis hypogaea cultivar Tifrunner chromosome 9, arahy.Tifrunner.gnm2.J5K5, whole genome shotgun sequence, the window tttataacaaattaattattttgatgtggtggcaatatttttgacttctgaatgtatgcttgaacagtacatatgtcttttgaatttgttgttcatgaatgttaaaattgttggctcttgaaagaatgatgaaaaaggagacatgttactgaggatctgaaaaatcataaaaatgattcttgaagcaagaaaaagcagtgaattcaaaaaaaaagagcaagcagaaaaagccaatagccctttaaaccaaaaggcaaggataataaaaaggatctaaggctttgagcatcagtggataggagggcctacaggaataacatcttggcctaagcggctaaaccaagctgtccctaaccatgtgcttgtggcgtgaaggtgccaagtgaaaacttgagactgagcggttaaagtcatgatccgaagcaaaaagagtgtgcttaagaaccctggacacctctaattggggactctagcaaagttgagtcacaatctgaaaaggttcacccagttatgtgtctgtggcatggatgtatccggtggtaagactggaaaacagagtgctttgggccacggccaagactcataaagtagctgtgttcaagaatcatcatacttaactaggagaatcaataacactatccggattctgagttcctatagaagccaatcattctgaacttcaaaggataaagtgagatgccaaaactgtttagaggcaaaaagctaaaagccccgctcatctaattaatactgatcttcatagatgtttttggaattcattgtatattctcttctttttatcctatttgattttcagttgcttggggacaagcaacaatttaagtttggtgttgtgatgaaaggataatttatacgctttttggcattatttttagtatgcttttagtatgttttagttagtttttattatatttttattagtttttatttaaaattcacttttctggactttactatgagtttgtgtatttttctgtgatttcaggtattttctggctgaaattgaggaacctgagcaaaaatctggttcagaggctgaaaagggctgcagatgctgttagattctgacctctctacactcgaagtggattttctggagctacagaagcccaattggcacgctctcaattgcgttggaaagtaaacatttagggctttccagcaatatataatagtccatactttgcccgagatttgatggcccaaacaggcgttccaagtcagcttcagaatttccggcgttaaatgccggaactggcagaaaagtgggagttaaacgcccaaactggcacaaaagctggcatttaactccaagaaaagtctctacacatggaagcttcaatgctcagcccaagcacacaccaagtgggcccggaagtggatttttatgtcatttactcatttctgtaaaccctaagctactagttctctataaataggaccttttgctattgtatttagagaatctttcaatcttcggatcatcttttgatcatgtttttatgattgaaccctctttgggaggctggccattcggtcatgcctagaccttgttcttatgtattttcaacggtagagtttctacacaccatagattaaggtgtggagctctgctgtacctcgagtcttaatgcaattactattgttcttctattcaattcagcttattcttgttctaagatatcacttgttcctcaacttgatgaatgtgatgatccgtgacactcatcatcattctcacctatgaacgtgtgcctgacaaccaccttcgttctaccttagattgagtggatatctcttggattccttaatcagaatcttcgtggtataagctagaatccattggcggccattcttgagaatccagaaggtctaaaccttgtctgtggtattctgagtaggattcagggattgaatgactgtgacgagcttcaaactcgcgattgtggggcgttagtgatagacgcaaaagaatcactggattctattccgacatgatcgagaatcgacagatgaatagccgtgctgtgacagagctttCGTCAGAGTTTTCGGGAAGGCTTTACAGTGAGTAGCATTAGAGGCGTCgcctaggtacatccgacttttaaaattgCTCAAGCGATGCTTTGGATCAGTAGtcccgtcgtagaggtccatatcggggcttttaaagtttttggaaacttttgccctcattatgtcctcactgaacGGGTCCTCTCCCCCCAAGGGAGAGTCTTCTCTGTCACTACGAGAGTTTCGACCTCGAAGAGCAGATTCTAGTCTTGAGAGCTTTTCTTCAAGCTCTTTTCATCGCTCGATCTCACTTCTTAAGTTTCTCTCCGGCTCTCGTTGCCGTTCCAGTTCTTGTTCCAACTGTTCCAGCCGTCCCTGGTGGCCATGGAACAATCCCATGAAGTCAGCTGCATGGGGTTGTCCCTCCTTTCCTGATTCACGCCCCCTCAGAGGAGTTTCCCTTTGGGTCCTTTACCCCTGAGGTGCCTTCTCTGTGCTGATTAGTCACCCCTTGGTGAGTGACTATGGCTCTGTCGTTGTTACCAGCGtcttgattctcttgctcagactTGGGCACTGTGTTTCTGTCTTCGTTTAAATCGTCCGCCATCATGGGTTGATCtctcaggtccccggcaacggtgccaatgttacgTGGGTAACCTGAGCTTAATGGATTGGGCTTGTAAGGTTGGCCCAAACGTCAAGATGCGGTGTTCTCCGAGTTGTGTGTATGaaggaatgggggtggtacctacaaagacactctgatgcctaagtcagcaaagggTTTAGCAGGTttgagagtattggaacttagtaatacctgaggggtgttagtgtatttatagtggtgatccaataaccacgttggagtagttccacttttCAGGATGGATAAccatccctttatcttagggtagttgagatatggctcctggaagtggggtGAGAGATTTTAGGAGCAGTTACTTATtggaataagtgttatctgccaactATCCTTCGAGCTTGACTTCTTCGAGGAGGAGTCTGTGTCGAATCCGACCTCTTCTAGGGAGGTCGGTAGGTAGTGAAGGCTAATCTTTGAATTGGGCCTTTTTAGTTTACTTGGATATGGGCCCTAGTGTTGGGGTAAGGTATGAACAGTTACAATGTTACAAAAAATAAGCTACAAGATCAGATATTTACTTCCTAATGACTATAATTTAAACCACAATATGATATAGTGGTTAGAAAGTTTATATTAGAAATCCTAACCCCTAATATTTACGCTACTAACAACGACAACATTCTAAACTACTCTTTTACACATACAACGATAACATTCTAAATTACTCATTTACACATAAGTACCAAGAACCCTCAACGAAATACAAAAAATGGAAGAGAAGCGTCAACATAAACCTTTATCTTTCGCCGTCGGTAGTGTGCGAAGGTGATGCTTCGTCGATAAGTCCTTTACTAATTGGAGAAAGTATATTTCAAGGATGATCGCCGGCGAAAAAATATGAATGAGAAGAATCGAAGAACGAacgaacaaagaagaaaaaaatatatctttggtTTTTGGTGGGAACGCTGGGGAGGGGCTAGTGCAAATAATTTATTCCAAAAGAAGAAGATGTTGAAACAGCGTTGTTTTCACATGTTTAGAATGTTTCTCTTTCAACGGCGTTGTTTCATAGAATGGTCACCCTGGTATTTCGCGTTCTACATCATCGACGTTTAGTCAATACTTTTTTAAAGGACTAATGGAGATACACGATTtagagttttaaaattttatttgaccatttatcaaagtaaaaaattaaattgagtagcgatttaaaatttatagaccattttagatatttattcattaaatatatatacaaataataaaaatataatcaaatatGATAGTAAATTATTTATAACTtaattacaagattttaaatctaagtttttaaaataaaaaatttataaaattatgtgCAAACCTTTTTTATATTCCATTATACACCGTATAGATTATAAATTTAggcgaaataaataaaaaagtttagggtaaataatgattttaatttattttaacaatatttaGGTCATGATTATcgaaaataaattcttttaattttttaataatttagagaATAAAATCACTAAAatgtgatttattattattaattttataaacaagacagaaaaaatataaaaaatattaaaaaattaaaaattatattttatttctttaattgttaaaaaaaattaagagcctGCTCAAATTCTtcgtatttaaaaatttatcatttcTCCTTGCATCAATTCGAGCTTTCTCCTTTGTTCTCGTGAACGTTGAACCCCTCTCGTTTTCTACCGTAAGGTACCTCTTGCATTTTTGTCTTAAGTGGAGCCAGCCAGCGCCACCGTCTATTCTTCTCCCCTTCTCCGCGTCACTGAAACTTCTTTCGGCGTAATTGATATAGTTTTTGCCGAACGAGAAACAATTGATTGgtatttgttctttttctttcgcTTTTCATCTTTATTTGATTTGCAGTTTAATGTGGTTAATATGGTCCTTAGTTATGCTGAACCCATGTTTATGAGTAAATTGGTAAGAAAACGATGTTGCAGTTGCAGGagatatttttatgtgaaatatTTAAGGTGAAAATTTAGGTACAATGAATTTTGAGTGAAAGATGATAActgaatttttatctaataatttttaattattaatttcataaaGTTGAGTGCACTAAGATTTCACTaatatttaatcataaaattactGCTAGACCTTTAACAAAAAGGCCAGTTAGGAAAATACCCAAAAACAAGCACCAAGTGTTGGTAAAACATAGAAAATGCCGGCAAGAAAGTTCTACTGTGATTACTGCGACAAGCAGTTTCCGGACACGGCGGCCGATCGGAAGCGACATGAGCGAGGTATTCAGCACCAACAAGCCAAAGCTCGCTGGTATGATTCCTTCAAACTTGAACAACAACAGCAGTTTCCTTCTAATGCACCACTACCCCAAGGCATGCCTCAACCTCTTTGCTATAACTTTGTCAACACTGTATGTAATCAAATCTCAACTGAACTCCCTAACACACTGGAATTAGATATTTTTAGTCAAtcactctttctttctttctctggtTTTTGTTGGGGCTATTTCAGGGATTTTGTCGTTATGGTAACTCATGCAAATATCTTCATCCCAATGCCAACAACGCACCACACGCATCAATGATAAGTGCGCCTAATCCGTCAggtaaatttattaattagtacTTACTGCTTTTGGTTTTGAGAATAGAATAAGAGAGTGGAAGAACAAAACGCAAAGAACATagatataaaaattagtattttatattttgtttattaataaactaaatataaaaaagaacaaatGATGAAAGTtcaatttgttttcatttttttctatacaaaatttaagaaaaaatataataataaaaaatgtaactaaaaataaattaataagaataatgaaaggatacaaaaagaaaaacattGTCTCTCTTATGGGTATTTCTGAGTGATTTCTATCCAGAAGGACATGAAATATACTAATTCAGTATTTAGAATGGACATGTCATATGTCAAACATGATTTTGTGTCTTCTTGTCATTGTCTCCGTGTATTGTGCTGTTAAACAAACGCAGCGCTTAGAAATAGTCATAATTTTTCGGTTATGTTTGTTAATTCTAGTGTAATAAGTTTTTGTTTCACTAGAATTTTATGCAGAGATAAAGCTCAATTTCTTCGGAGTATTTACTCGATTTAGAACATGCTCAGTTTGGTTCCTAAGATTTATAATTTGGTATCActtgaattaattagttattgCATTGTACTTTGGCCATTACTAGCCACTAATTACAGTTATTATAGTATATGACACAATTTTTGTGGATGATTGATATGCAGGAAATGTAGTACTACAAGATAGGACAGGGTTGTCATGGGATAATTTGCCTCCATCACTGCAGCCTCCACCAGAAGCTGGATATCCCTCTCTTCCTTTTGTGGACTGGGGATAGAATTTTAGCTACAAGAACATTCATACTCACTTATTCTTAGTATTTATGTATTCTCAGA includes:
- the LOC112710693 gene encoding zinc finger CCCH domain-containing protein 3; translation: MPARKFYCDYCDKQFPDTAADRKRHERGIQHQQAKARWYDSFKLEQQQQFPSNAPLPQGMPQPLCYNFVNTGFCRYGNSCKYLHPNANNAPHASMISAPNPSGNVVLQDRTGLSWDNLPPSLQPPPEAGYPSLPFVDWG